The following proteins are co-located in the Natator depressus isolate rNatDep1 chromosome 4, rNatDep2.hap1, whole genome shotgun sequence genome:
- the LOC141986789 gene encoding uncharacterized protein LOC141986789 isoform X2, giving the protein MELEQQTEGGVRGIPSGSHILHVYPRNLPCHAVQHIVVAGHLDIKDQASSEPKKRKGGWPKGKKRKPPKEFSAPQAPTTGYVIFLNERRIKTKAKHPDLPFTEITKMLAAQWSQLSQAGKQKYIKEAEKDKQRYMKELKAYQDSEAYQAFLERKAVHKVKTLCGTVSLGSRSENEALALSTIDRDENDDLYCRTCNQFFSSFHNKKEHLMGKQHLQNLTGEFEKEMAEFSKHQKLQKEKEEKDESEEEIDSTDVFQFGGLTSQKNFASSDFCFLQEFIFRLLKFKEFELCELKRSLTKAYEDQESLKKQLEDLKNQQLKLEMDFASIKAYSGTLEKEFENLNMVPMLFQFHLQIVDTTTHA; this is encoded by the exons ATGGAGTTGGAACAACAAACAGAAG GTGGAGTCAGAGGAATACCTTCAGGAAGTCACATACTTCATGTGTATCCTCGTAATCTGCCATGTCACGCAGTGCAACACATTGTGGTAGCAGGACATCTGGACATAAAGGATCAAGCTTCCAGTGAGCCAAAG aaaaGAAAAGGTGGCTGGCCTAAAGGGAAGAAAAGGAAGCCTCCAAAGGAATTTTCAGCTCCTCAAGCCCCTACAACAGG GTATGTAATATTCTTGAATGAGCGGAGAATTAAAACGAAGGCCAAACATCCAGATTTGCCTTTTACTGAAATAACCAAGATGCTGGCTGCTCAGTGGTCTCAACTTTCTCAAGCAGGAAAGCAA AAATATATTAAAGAAGCAGAAAAGGATAAGCAAAGATATATGAAAGAATTGAAAGCCTATCAAGACTCTGAAGCCTATCAAGCTTTCTTAGAGAGAAAAGCAGTTCACAAAGTGAAGACCCTGTGTG gaacagtatctttAGGAAGCAGATCCGAGAATGAAGCTCTTGCTTTGTCAACAATAGAT AGAGATGAAAACGATGACCTGTATTGTCGGACATGTAACCAGTTTTTCAGTTCTTTTCATAACAAGAAAGAACACCTTATGGGAAAGCAACACTTACAGAATTTAACAG GGGAGTTTGAGAAAGAAATGGCTGAATTCTCTAAACATCAGAAactgcaaaaagagaaggaggaaaaagaTGAGTCAGAAGAAGAAATTGACTCTACAGATGTGTTTCAGTTTGGGGGCCTGACCTCCCAGAAGAACTTTGCTtcatctgatttttgttttttgcaggagtTTATCTTCAGACTTCTGAAAT tTAAAGAGTTTGAACTTTGTGAACTGAAAAGAAGTTTGACAAAGGCATATGAAGAccaggaaagtttaaaaaagcagCTGGAGGATCTGAAG AATCAGCAGTTGAAGTTGGAAATGGATTTTGCATCTATAAAGGCATATAGCGGGACTTTAGAAAAAGagtttgaaaatttaaatatgGTTCCAATGCTGTTCCAGTTTCATCTGCAAATAGTGGACACGA CAACACATGCATAA
- the LOC141986789 gene encoding uncharacterized protein LOC141986789 isoform X1, giving the protein MELEQQTEGGVRGIPSGSHILHVYPRNLPCHAVQHIVVAGHLDIKDQASSEPKKRKGGWPKGKKRKPPKEFSAPQAPTTGYVIFLNERRIKTKAKHPDLPFTEITKMLAAQWSQLSQAGKQKYIKEAEKDKQRYMKELKAYQDSEAYQAFLERKAVHKVKTLCGTVSLGSRSENEALALSTIDRDENDDLYCRTCNQFFSSFHNKKEHLMGKQHLQNLTGEFEKEMAEFSKHQKLQKEKEEKDESEEEIDSTDVFQFGGLTSQKNFASSDFCFLQEFIFRLLKFKEFELCELKRSLTKAYEDQESLKKQLEDLKNQQLKLEMDFASIKAYSGTLEKEFENLNMVPMLFQFHLQIVDTNNLDCCSLVKDHVFLIVL; this is encoded by the exons ATGGAGTTGGAACAACAAACAGAAG GTGGAGTCAGAGGAATACCTTCAGGAAGTCACATACTTCATGTGTATCCTCGTAATCTGCCATGTCACGCAGTGCAACACATTGTGGTAGCAGGACATCTGGACATAAAGGATCAAGCTTCCAGTGAGCCAAAG aaaaGAAAAGGTGGCTGGCCTAAAGGGAAGAAAAGGAAGCCTCCAAAGGAATTTTCAGCTCCTCAAGCCCCTACAACAGG GTATGTAATATTCTTGAATGAGCGGAGAATTAAAACGAAGGCCAAACATCCAGATTTGCCTTTTACTGAAATAACCAAGATGCTGGCTGCTCAGTGGTCTCAACTTTCTCAAGCAGGAAAGCAA AAATATATTAAAGAAGCAGAAAAGGATAAGCAAAGATATATGAAAGAATTGAAAGCCTATCAAGACTCTGAAGCCTATCAAGCTTTCTTAGAGAGAAAAGCAGTTCACAAAGTGAAGACCCTGTGTG gaacagtatctttAGGAAGCAGATCCGAGAATGAAGCTCTTGCTTTGTCAACAATAGAT AGAGATGAAAACGATGACCTGTATTGTCGGACATGTAACCAGTTTTTCAGTTCTTTTCATAACAAGAAAGAACACCTTATGGGAAAGCAACACTTACAGAATTTAACAG GGGAGTTTGAGAAAGAAATGGCTGAATTCTCTAAACATCAGAAactgcaaaaagagaaggaggaaaaagaTGAGTCAGAAGAAGAAATTGACTCTACAGATGTGTTTCAGTTTGGGGGCCTGACCTCCCAGAAGAACTTTGCTtcatctgatttttgttttttgcaggagtTTATCTTCAGACTTCTGAAAT tTAAAGAGTTTGAACTTTGTGAACTGAAAAGAAGTTTGACAAAGGCATATGAAGAccaggaaagtttaaaaaagcagCTGGAGGATCTGAAG AATCAGCAGTTGAAGTTGGAAATGGATTTTGCATCTATAAAGGCATATAGCGGGACTTTAGAAAAAGagtttgaaaatttaaatatgGTTCCAATGCTGTTCCAGTTTCATCTGCAAATAGTGGACACGA ATAATCTAGATTGTTGTTCTTTGGTCAAGGACCATGTCTTTCTGATTGTTCTGTAA
- the LOC141986789 gene encoding uncharacterized protein LOC141986789 isoform X3 has translation MELEQQTEGGVRGIPSGSHILHVYPRNLPCHAVQHIVVAGHLDIKDQASSEPKKRKGGWPKGKKRKPPKEFSAPQAPTTGYVIFLNERRIKTKAKHPDLPFTEITKMLAAQWSQLSQAGKQKYIKEAEKDKQRYMKELKAYQDSEAYQAFLERKAVHKVKTLCGTVSLGSRSENEALALSTIDRDENDDLYCRTCNQFFSSFHNKKEHLMGKQHLQNLTGEFEKEMAEFSKHQKLQKEKEEKDESEEEIDSTDVFQFGGLTSQKNFASSDFCFLQEFIFRLLKFKEFELCELKRSLTKAYEDQESLKKQLEDLKQHMHKTI, from the exons ATGGAGTTGGAACAACAAACAGAAG GTGGAGTCAGAGGAATACCTTCAGGAAGTCACATACTTCATGTGTATCCTCGTAATCTGCCATGTCACGCAGTGCAACACATTGTGGTAGCAGGACATCTGGACATAAAGGATCAAGCTTCCAGTGAGCCAAAG aaaaGAAAAGGTGGCTGGCCTAAAGGGAAGAAAAGGAAGCCTCCAAAGGAATTTTCAGCTCCTCAAGCCCCTACAACAGG GTATGTAATATTCTTGAATGAGCGGAGAATTAAAACGAAGGCCAAACATCCAGATTTGCCTTTTACTGAAATAACCAAGATGCTGGCTGCTCAGTGGTCTCAACTTTCTCAAGCAGGAAAGCAA AAATATATTAAAGAAGCAGAAAAGGATAAGCAAAGATATATGAAAGAATTGAAAGCCTATCAAGACTCTGAAGCCTATCAAGCTTTCTTAGAGAGAAAAGCAGTTCACAAAGTGAAGACCCTGTGTG gaacagtatctttAGGAAGCAGATCCGAGAATGAAGCTCTTGCTTTGTCAACAATAGAT AGAGATGAAAACGATGACCTGTATTGTCGGACATGTAACCAGTTTTTCAGTTCTTTTCATAACAAGAAAGAACACCTTATGGGAAAGCAACACTTACAGAATTTAACAG GGGAGTTTGAGAAAGAAATGGCTGAATTCTCTAAACATCAGAAactgcaaaaagagaaggaggaaaaagaTGAGTCAGAAGAAGAAATTGACTCTACAGATGTGTTTCAGTTTGGGGGCCTGACCTCCCAGAAGAACTTTGCTtcatctgatttttgttttttgcaggagtTTATCTTCAGACTTCTGAAAT tTAAAGAGTTTGAACTTTGTGAACTGAAAAGAAGTTTGACAAAGGCATATGAAGAccaggaaagtttaaaaaagcagCTGGAGGATCTGAAG CAACACATGCATAAAACAATCTGA